One Paraburkholderia caffeinilytica DNA segment encodes these proteins:
- a CDS encoding thioesterase family protein: MPTPDLASLPCYRDTVRAEWVDYNGHLRDAFYMLIFSFATDALIDAIGLPDVVRKERGRSIYTLEAHINYLHEIKEGAQVRVDMRVLGHDAKRLHLYLDMFADEGVEPVAAGEQMLLHVDTGGPRAVAFDPDVEARVRALAEVHAVLPAARFAGRVIGLPVKTTRNGSAGSEHA; encoded by the coding sequence ATGCCAACGCCGGACCTCGCTTCACTGCCCTGCTATCGCGATACCGTACGCGCCGAGTGGGTCGACTACAACGGTCACTTGCGCGACGCGTTCTACATGCTGATTTTCAGCTTCGCAACCGATGCGTTGATCGACGCGATCGGGCTGCCCGATGTGGTGCGCAAAGAACGTGGCCGCTCGATCTATACGCTCGAAGCGCATATCAACTATCTGCATGAAATCAAGGAAGGCGCGCAGGTTCGCGTCGATATGCGCGTGCTTGGGCATGACGCGAAGCGGCTGCATCTGTACCTCGACATGTTCGCCGACGAGGGCGTCGAACCGGTGGCCGCGGGTGAACAGATGCTGCTCCACGTCGATACCGGCGGACCACGCGCTGTTGCCTTCGACCCGGATGTCGAAGCGCGCGTGCGGGCGCTGGCGGAAGTGCACGCCGTGTTGCCGGCCGCCAGGTTTGCAGGCCGCGTGATCGGCTTGCCTGTCAAGACGACACGTAATGGCAGCGCGGGGAGCGAGCATGCTTGA
- a CDS encoding L-carnitine dehydrogenase translates to MAVIVDIKTFAAIGAGVIGSGWVARALAHGLDVVAWDPAPGAEKQLRENIANAWPALERVGLAEGATPDRLRFVETIEACVEQADFVQESAPEREELKLALHEQISRAAKPDAIIASSTSGLLPSDFYARAVNPQRCIVGHPFNPVYLLPLVEVLGGERTAPATIDAALQVYRSLSMRPLLVRKEVPGFIADRLLEALWREALHLVNEGVATTGEIDDAIRFGAGIRWSFMGTFLTYTLAGGDAGMRHFMQQFGPALALPWTKLVAPQLTDELIDRVVDGTSEQVGPRSIKQLERYRDDCITSVLAAIGEAKARHGLLPGE, encoded by the coding sequence ATGGCAGTGATCGTCGATATCAAAACATTTGCGGCCATCGGCGCGGGCGTGATCGGCAGCGGCTGGGTCGCGCGGGCGCTCGCGCACGGGCTCGACGTCGTCGCGTGGGACCCCGCTCCTGGCGCGGAGAAACAGTTGCGCGAGAACATCGCCAATGCGTGGCCGGCATTGGAACGCGTCGGTCTCGCCGAGGGCGCGACACCCGACAGGTTGCGTTTCGTCGAGACGATCGAAGCCTGTGTCGAGCAGGCGGATTTCGTTCAGGAGAGCGCGCCCGAACGCGAGGAGCTGAAGCTCGCCTTGCACGAGCAGATCAGCCGTGCGGCAAAGCCGGACGCGATCATCGCCTCGTCCACCTCCGGCCTGCTGCCGAGCGATTTCTATGCACGGGCGGTGAATCCGCAACGTTGCATCGTCGGGCACCCGTTCAATCCGGTGTATCTGCTGCCGCTCGTCGAAGTGCTCGGCGGCGAACGTACCGCACCGGCAACCATCGACGCGGCGCTACAGGTGTATCGTTCGCTCTCGATGCGACCGCTTCTCGTGCGCAAGGAAGTGCCCGGTTTTATCGCCGACCGTTTGCTCGAAGCGCTGTGGCGCGAGGCGCTGCATCTGGTCAACGAAGGCGTGGCGACCACGGGTGAAATCGACGATGCGATCCGCTTCGGCGCGGGCATCCGCTGGTCGTTCATGGGCACGTTCCTGACGTACACCCTGGCGGGCGGCGATGCGGGGATGCGTCACTTCATGCAGCAGTTTGGGCCGGCTTTGGCGCTGCCGTGGACTAAACTGGTTGCACCGCAGCTAACTGACGAATTGATCGACCGGGTGGTGGACGGGACGTCTGAACAAGTCGGGCCGCGCTCGATCAAACAGCTTGAGCGCTATCGGGACGATTGCATTACGAGTGTGCTGGCGGCGATTGGGGAAGCCAAGGCGCGGCACGGTTTGCTTCCCGGGGAGTGA
- a CDS encoding 3-keto-5-aminohexanoate cleavage protein, which translates to MNHEVIVTCAVTGAGDTVGKHPAIPVTPKQIADAAIEAAKVGATVAHCHVRDPKTGRGSRDPQLYREVVDRIRSSGTDVIINLTAGMGGDLEIGPGEDPMRFGAGTDLVGGLTRLAHVEELLPEICTLDCGTLNFGDGDYIYVSTPAQLRAGAQRIQELGVKPELEIFDTGHLWFAKQLLKEGLLDAPPLFQICLGIPWGAPADTTTMKAMADSLPPGAQWAGFGIGRMQMPMVAQAMLLGGHVRVGLEDNIWLDKGVPATNGTLVQRAVEIIERLGGRALTPAEGRRKLGLPARGERQLERRVAGQYA; encoded by the coding sequence ATGAATCATGAAGTCATCGTGACCTGCGCGGTCACCGGCGCGGGCGATACGGTCGGCAAGCATCCGGCCATCCCCGTTACGCCGAAGCAGATCGCCGACGCCGCTATCGAAGCCGCGAAAGTCGGCGCCACCGTCGCGCATTGCCACGTGCGCGATCCGAAGACCGGCCGTGGCAGCCGCGATCCGCAGTTGTATCGAGAAGTCGTCGACCGGATCCGCTCGTCGGGCACCGACGTGATCATCAATCTGACGGCGGGCATGGGCGGCGATCTCGAGATCGGTCCCGGCGAAGATCCGATGCGCTTCGGCGCGGGAACCGACCTTGTGGGCGGCTTGACGCGGCTTGCGCACGTCGAGGAATTGCTGCCCGAAATCTGCACGCTCGATTGCGGCACGCTCAATTTCGGCGACGGCGACTACATCTATGTGTCGACGCCCGCGCAATTGCGGGCCGGCGCTCAACGTATTCAGGAACTCGGCGTGAAACCGGAACTGGAGATCTTCGATACCGGGCATCTGTGGTTCGCGAAGCAATTGCTCAAGGAGGGTTTGCTCGACGCGCCGCCGCTGTTTCAGATCTGCCTCGGCATTCCCTGGGGCGCGCCCGCCGATACCACGACGATGAAGGCGATGGCGGACAGCCTTCCGCCCGGCGCGCAATGGGCCGGTTTCGGCATCGGCCGCATGCAGATGCCGATGGTCGCGCAGGCAATGCTCCTCGGCGGCCACGTGCGCGTCGGCCTCGAAGACAACATCTGGCTCGACAAAGGTGTGCCCGCAACGAACGGCACGCTGGTGCAACGCGCGGTCGAGATCATCGAACGGCTCGGCGGACGCGCGCTGACGCCCGCGGAAGGCCGCCGCAAGCTCGGCTTGCCCGCACGCGGCGAACGGCAGTTGGAACGGCGTGTTGCGGGACAGTACGCATGA
- a CDS encoding choline ABC transporter substrate-binding protein produces the protein MKSRVKALFTHLACLAAVVAASPVFAQDPSTCRAVHFADIGWTDITSTTALASTVFEGLGYQPVTTVASVPISFAGLKSKQLDVSLGYWWPVQEKAIAPFVDSKSIQVLQPPNLTGAKATFAVPSYEYDAGLKTFADIAKHRDQLDGKIYGIEPGSSANAAIQKMIASNQFGLGGFKLIESSEAGMLVSVDRAIREKKWVVFLGWEPHPMNIQIDMKYLTGSEGVFGPNDGEARVYTLTSPDFLTRCPNAGKLVSNLRFSTQLENVVMQSVMNKEKPADAAKAYLKKNPQVLDAWLAGVKTYDGKDGLPAVKAYLGL, from the coding sequence ATGAAGTCACGCGTCAAAGCCTTGTTTACCCATCTTGCCTGTCTGGCGGCCGTCGTCGCCGCGTCGCCGGTCTTCGCGCAGGATCCCTCCACCTGCCGCGCGGTGCATTTTGCCGATATCGGCTGGACAGACATCACGTCGACCACGGCGCTCGCATCGACCGTATTCGAAGGACTCGGCTATCAACCTGTTACGACCGTCGCGTCGGTGCCGATTTCGTTCGCGGGTCTGAAGAGCAAACAGTTGGACGTGTCGCTCGGCTACTGGTGGCCGGTGCAGGAGAAAGCGATTGCACCGTTCGTCGATTCGAAATCGATTCAGGTGCTGCAACCGCCTAACCTGACTGGCGCCAAAGCGACCTTCGCCGTGCCGAGCTACGAGTACGACGCCGGCCTGAAGACGTTCGCCGACATCGCCAAACACCGCGATCAGCTCGACGGCAAGATCTATGGCATCGAACCGGGCAGCAGCGCGAATGCGGCGATTCAGAAAATGATCGCCAGCAATCAGTTCGGCCTCGGCGGTTTCAAGCTGATCGAATCGAGTGAAGCAGGCATGCTGGTTTCCGTGGATCGCGCCATTCGCGAGAAGAAATGGGTGGTGTTCCTAGGGTGGGAACCGCATCCGATGAATATCCAGATCGACATGAAATACCTCACCGGCAGCGAGGGCGTATTCGGTCCGAACGATGGCGAAGCACGCGTTTATACGCTGACGTCCCCCGACTTTCTGACGCGGTGCCCGAACGCGGGCAAGCTCGTGAGCAATCTGCGCTTTTCGACGCAACTGGAGAACGTGGTGATGCAATCGGTGATGAACAAGGAGAAGCCCGCCGATGCCGCCAAAGCGTATCTGAAGAAGAACCCGCAAGTACTGGATGCGTGGCTCGCAGGCGTGAAGACGTATGACGGTAAAGACGGCCTGCCCGCGGTGAAAGCCTATCTCGGGCTTTGA
- a CDS encoding GlxA family transcriptional regulator, with amino-acid sequence MSEDVSFLLLPGFSAIGFMSAVEPLRVANRFRGDLYRWRILSLDGAPVAASNGISINADAAIADIHEARTVFVVAGFEPLACYTRVLGDCLKRLERAGATLGGIDTGSFILAEAGLLSGSDSVTVHWEALSAFSERYPSLNASQELFEIGARRITCAGGTASIDMMLDLIGRKHGAALASAVSEQFVVSRIRQRSDHQRMEIAARYGVHNRKLIQVIGAMEQHMEEPLTPDQLAQEISVTRRQLERLFCASLKDTPTHFYLQLRLSRARELLQQTDMSITSICVACGFESPSHFSRTYRARFGVSPRSDRQVTGGRNGSVVSSSSEAAQASAAALSEG; translated from the coding sequence ATGTCCGAAGATGTGTCGTTCCTGTTGCTGCCTGGCTTTTCGGCGATCGGCTTCATGTCGGCGGTCGAACCGTTGCGCGTGGCGAACCGCTTTCGCGGCGATCTCTACCGCTGGCGCATTCTGAGCCTCGACGGCGCGCCGGTCGCGGCCAGCAACGGTATTTCGATCAATGCCGATGCGGCAATCGCCGACATCCACGAGGCGCGGACGGTATTCGTCGTCGCGGGCTTCGAGCCGCTCGCCTGCTATACGCGCGTACTCGGCGATTGCCTGAAGCGGCTCGAGCGCGCGGGCGCGACGCTCGGTGGCATCGACACGGGCAGCTTCATCCTTGCAGAAGCCGGACTCCTGAGCGGCTCGGACAGCGTGACCGTGCATTGGGAAGCGCTGTCGGCGTTCAGCGAGCGCTATCCTTCGCTGAATGCAAGCCAGGAGCTGTTCGAGATCGGCGCGCGGCGCATCACCTGTGCGGGCGGCACGGCGTCGATCGACATGATGCTGGATCTGATCGGCCGCAAGCACGGTGCAGCGTTGGCCTCGGCGGTCTCGGAACAGTTCGTCGTGAGCCGGATCCGGCAGCGTTCGGATCACCAGAGGATGGAAATTGCGGCGCGTTACGGCGTGCACAACCGCAAGCTGATTCAGGTGATCGGCGCAATGGAGCAGCACATGGAAGAGCCGCTGACGCCCGACCAGCTCGCGCAGGAAATCAGCGTGACGCGACGGCAACTGGAGCGGCTGTTCTGCGCTTCGCTGAAGGACACGCCGACGCATTTCTATCTGCAACTGCGCCTCAGCCGTGCGCGTGAGTTGCTGCAACAGACCGACATGTCGATCACATCGATTTGCGTCGCATGCGGATTCGAGTCGCCTTCGCATTTTTCGCGGACGTATCGCGCGCGGTTCGGCGTGAGTCCGAGAAGCGACCGTCAGGTGACGGGCGGCAGAAATGGCAGTGTGGTGTCGTCGTCGAGCGAGGCGGCGCAGGCGTCGGCGGCGGCATTGTCGGAAGGCTGA
- a CDS encoding DUF4148 domain-containing protein: MKSLIEAVVIAALITAPLAAFAQTSQPVTRAQVRAELVQLEKAGYNPALSNADDYPANIQAAEARVAAQNGVAQTSGYGSATNGSSQAGSRTETTPSSYSAPVVNFGH, encoded by the coding sequence ATGAAATCCCTGATCGAAGCTGTTGTTATCGCCGCCCTCATCACTGCGCCGCTCGCCGCTTTTGCCCAAACCAGTCAGCCGGTAACCCGCGCCCAGGTGCGTGCGGAGCTGGTGCAACTGGAAAAAGCGGGTTACAACCCGGCTTTGTCGAATGCGGATGACTACCCGGCAAACATTCAGGCTGCTGAAGCCCGCGTCGCTGCACAAAACGGCGTAGCCCAAACCAGCGGTTATGGTTCGGCTACGAACGGCTCGTCGCAAGCAGGCAGCCGCACCGAAACGACACCGAGCTCGTATTCGGCTCCGGTTGTGAACTTCGGTCATTAA
- a CDS encoding LysR family transcriptional regulator has protein sequence MTFNLQQLHAFATIVASGSLGRAAEVLHVTQPALSRTIKRLEDQVGAPLFERHSKGMQLTAIGSALLPHATLLQREADHAREEIDAMRGLAKGTIRVGAVASIATLVLPLAVSGVLARWPNLRVEIIEGVWDRLADSLMKHEIDLALSMALPDTEEIVAIADCRWEDTSYVVAALDHPLRNKADLSLADTLDQQWCVPPRGTGPFEHMQQLFAEHGLGMPQIAVETRSITVLKSLVTRAGFLSWMATPMYDTESAAGVFDTLPIPGVVARRTLTAFRRRQGILPSPAVKLLEQLRQLTAVQG, from the coding sequence ATGACTTTCAATCTTCAGCAATTGCACGCGTTTGCAACCATCGTCGCAAGCGGCAGCCTGGGCCGTGCCGCGGAAGTGCTGCACGTCACGCAACCCGCGCTGAGCCGCACCATCAAGCGGCTCGAGGATCAGGTCGGCGCGCCGTTGTTCGAACGGCACTCGAAGGGCATGCAGCTGACTGCGATCGGCAGCGCGCTGCTGCCGCACGCCACGCTGCTGCAACGCGAAGCCGATCACGCGCGCGAGGAGATCGACGCGATGCGCGGCCTCGCGAAAGGGACGATCCGCGTCGGCGCGGTGGCGAGCATTGCGACGCTCGTGCTGCCGCTCGCGGTGAGCGGCGTGCTGGCGCGCTGGCCGAATCTGCGCGTGGAAATCATCGAGGGCGTATGGGACCGGCTCGCGGACAGTCTGATGAAACACGAGATCGATCTCGCGCTCAGCATGGCCTTGCCGGACACGGAAGAGATTGTCGCGATTGCCGATTGCAGGTGGGAAGACACGAGCTATGTGGTCGCCGCGCTCGATCATCCGCTGCGAAACAAAGCGGATTTATCGCTTGCCGACACGCTCGATCAGCAGTGGTGTGTGCCGCCGCGTGGAACGGGTCCGTTCGAGCATATGCAGCAACTGTTTGCCGAGCATGGACTCGGCATGCCGCAGATTGCCGTCGAGACGCGCTCGATCACGGTGCTGAAAAGCCTGGTGACGCGTGCTGGATTTCTGAGCTGGATGGCCACGCCGATGTACGACACCGAAAGCGCGGCTGGCGTGTTCGATACGCTGCCGATTCCTGGCGTGGTCGCGCGCCGCACGTTGACGGCCTTTCGGCGCCGTCAGGGTATCTTGCCGAGTCCGGCCGTGAAGCTGCTGGAGCAACTCCGTCAGTTGACTGCCGTTCAGGGCTAA